From one Triticum urartu cultivar G1812 chromosome 3, Tu2.1, whole genome shotgun sequence genomic stretch:
- the LOC125546732 gene encoding probable glycerol-3-phosphate acyltransferase 3 — MAMAMSTGDGVVHRMLSLHRVVKSNLVAGLLRFIPTAPTTTAAPAVETPACLLGNGIKTVVLEVDALLLKSSPPSAATLFPPFFLVAVEAGSFARGLLLLALYPFLHIMTHAMCVEAMVMVSFCGLRRDEAARIGRAVLPKYFSKEAARVEALGEAREATASEVKVAAASRSFPTVMVEAFLKDYVGFDAVIGREVKTGYGYFAGVMDDGNTYAERLRAAVKRAEENTTYHYPKPMIFHDGRLAFTDTAAALAMYVYFPFRRRALCRAHRHLYPPSARLIGPAAALAGVRVRVTGAPPAAAPPACLLGNGIKTVVLEVDALLLKSSPPSAATLFPPFFLVAVEAGSFARGLLLLALYPFLHIMTHAMCVEAMVMVSFCGLRRDEAARIGRAVLPKYFSKEAARVEALGEAREATASEVKVAAASRSFPTVMVEAFLKDYVGFDAVIGREVKTGYGYFAGVMDDGNTYAERLRAAVKRAEENTTYHYPKPMIFHDGRLAFTPTPAAALAMYVYFPFAVVLSVVHIAIYTLLPRRLIGPAAALAGVRVRVTGAPPAAANGESGASGGRFYACNHRTLLDPIAISSALGKPVFAVTYSLSPLSELLSPIPLLRLTRGRDEDRCRMSELLERGDVVVCPEGTTCREPYLLRFSPLFAELADEVSPVAVDERSTMFYGTSTSPGAKCLDSVFFLMNPRPEYSVHFLEPVRTDNPRGSIEVANQVQGVLAGALGFTPTALTRKDKYLLLAGNEGVVATKTSKVI, encoded by the coding sequence ATGGCCATGGCGATGTCAACCGGCGACGGCGTCGTCCACCGCATGCTCAGCCTCCACCGAGTCGTCAAGAGCAATCTCGTCGCCGGTCTCCTCCGGTTCATCCCGACTGCGCCGACGACGACGGCAGCACCGGCGGTGGAGACGCCCGCGTGCCTGCTCGGAAACGGCATCAAGACCGTGGTGCTCGAAGTCGACGCGCTGCTCCTCAAGTCTTCACCGCCGTCGGCCGCGACGCTGTTccctcctttcttcctcgtcgcCGTCGAGGCCGGCAGCTTCGCCCGAGGCCTCCTCCTGCTCGCGCTCTACCCGTTCCTGCACATCATGACGCACGCGATGTGTGTAGAGGCCATGGTCATGGTCAGCTTCTGCGGGCTGCGGCGCGACGAGGCGGCGAGGATCGGCAGGGCCGTGCTGCCCAAGTACTTCTCCAAGGAGGCGGCGCGCGTGGAGGCGCTGGGGGAGGCGAGGGAGGCGACGGCGAGTGAGgtgaaggtggcggcggcgagcagGTCGTTCCCGACGGTGATGGTGGAGGCGTTCTTGAAGGATTACGTGGGCTTCGACGCGGTGATCGGCAGGGAGGTCAAGACGGGCTACGGATACTTCGCCGGTGTAATGGACGACGGGAACACGTACGCGGAGAGGCTTAGGGCTGCGGTCAAGAGAGCCGAAGAGAACACTACGTACCACTACCCGAAGCCCATGATCTTCCACGACGGGCGGCTGGCGTTCACCGACACCGCGGCCGCGCTCGCCATGTACGTCTACTTCCCCTTTCGCCGTCGTGCTCTCTGTCGTGCACATCGCCATCTATACCCTCCCTCCGCGCGCCTGATAGGCCCAGCCGCCGCGCTCGCCGGCGTGCGGGTGCGCGTCACCGGCGCCCctcccgccgccgcgccgcccgcgtgCCTGCTCGGAAACGGCATCAAGACCGTGGTGCTCGAAGTCGACGCGCTGCTCCTCAAGTCTTCACCGCCGTCGGCCGCGACGCTGTTccctcctttcttcctcgtcgcCGTCGAGGCCGGCAGCTTCGCCCGAGGCCTCCTCCTGCTCGCGCTCTACCCGTTCCTGCACATCATGACGCACGCGATGTGTGTAGAGGCCATGGTCATGGTCAGCTTCTGCGGGCTGCGGCGCGACGAGGCGGCGAGGATCGGCAGGGCCGTGCTGCCCAAGTACTTCTCCAAGGAGGCGGCGCGCGTGGAGGCGCTGGGGGAGGCGAGGGAGGCGACGGCGAGTGAGgtgaaggtggcggcggcgagcagGTCGTTCCCGACGGTGATGGTGGAGGCGTTCTTGAAGGATTACGTGGGCTTCGACGCGGTGATCGGCAGGGAGGTCAAGACGGGCTACGGATACTTCGCCGGTGTAATGGACGACGGGAACACGTACGCGGAGAGGCTTAGGGCTGCGGTCAAGAGAGCCGAAGAGAACACTACGTACCACTACCCGAAGCCCATGATCTTCCACGACGGGCGGCTGGCGTTCACGCCGACACCGGCGGCCGCGCTCGCCATGTACGTCTACTTCCCCTTCGCCGTCGTGCTCTCTGTCGTGCACATCGCCATCTATACCCTCCTCCCGCGGCGCCTGATAGGCCCAGCCGCCGCGCTCGCCGGCGTGCGGGTGCGCGTCACCGGCGCCCCTCCCGCCGCCGCGAACGGCGAGAGCGGCGCCTCGGGCGGCCGGTTCTACGCGTGCAACCACCGCACGCTCCTCGACCCGATTGCCATCTCGAGCGCGCTGGGGAAGCCCGTGTTCGCCGTGACGTACAGCCTGAGCCCGCTGTCGGAGCTGCTCTCGCCGATCCCGCTGCTGCGCCTCACCCGCGGCCGCGACGAGGACCGGTGCCGCATGTCGGAGCTGCTGGAGCGGGGCGACGTGGTGGTGTGCCCGGAGGGGACGACGTGCCGCGAGCCGTACCTGCTCAGGTTCAGCCCGCTGTTCGCCGAGCTCGCCGACGAGGTGAGCCCCGTGGCGGTGGACGAGCGCTCCACCATGTTCTACGGCACGTCGACGTCGCCGGGCGCCAAGTGCTTGGACTCGGTCTTTTTCCTGATGAACCCACGGCCGGAGTACTCGGTCCACTTCCTGGAGCCCGTGCGCACAGACAACCCGCGTGGCAGCATCGAGGTCGCGAACCAGGTGCAGGGCGTGCTGGCCGGCGCTCTCGGGTTCACGCCCACGGCGCTGACGAGGAAGGACAAGTACTTGCTGCTCGCTGGTAACGAGGGGGTCGTGGCGACCAAGACGAGCAAAGTCATCTAG